From one Lycium barbarum isolate Lr01 chromosome 6, ASM1917538v2, whole genome shotgun sequence genomic stretch:
- the LOC132644223 gene encoding secreted RxLR effector protein 161-like encodes MMELKRWRKQLHTSLHFHLTPIVMINGSSHRDDGAKKVEETYFRSLIGCLMYLTAPRRDILYAVSVLSRFMHCPSEVHLKAAKRIVRYIKGTITYGVKFQKTKPVKLFGYSDSDWGGSTDDMKSTLGYCFSLGSVVFSWSCKKQEIATQSTVKAEFMAATTAVNQELWLKKIFVDLHMEPTGSIEMFMDN; translated from the coding sequence ATGATGGAGCTGAAAAGGTGGAGGAAACAGCTGCATACATCACTGCACTTCCACTTGACACCTATCGTAATGATAAATGGCTCGTCTCACCGTGATGATGGAGCTAAAAAGGTGGAGGAAACATACTTCAGAAGTCTCATTGGGTGTTTGATGTATCTTACAGCACCAAGACGCGATATATTATATGCGGTAAGTGTTCTATCAAGGTTCATGCATTGTCCAAGTGAAGTACATTTGAAGGCAGCCAAAAGAATTGTGCGGTACATCAAAGGAACCATCACCTATGGAGTCAAGTTTCAGAAGACTAAACCTGTGAAGCTTTTTGGGTATTCTGACAGTGATTGGGGCGGTTCCACGGATGATATGAAGAGTACTTTAGGGTATTGTTTTAGTCTTGGTTCAGTAGTTTTCTCATGGAGTTGTAAGAAACAGGAAATTGCGACTCAATCCACTGTCAAAGCTGAGTTTATGGCAGCTACAACAGCAGTAAATCAAGAATTGTGGCTGAAGAAAATTTTTGTTGATCTGCATATGGAGCCGACAGGAAGCATTGAAATGTTCATGGACAACTAA